Proteins encoded within one genomic window of Pedobacter africanus:
- a CDS encoding ABC transporter ATP-binding protein: protein MSKITGDAFNFSLLKRVFQYVKPYRSIFIWSVVLTILLAAIAPLRPILIGYTLDHHILTGDYGGLLNMTILMFILLILQTVFQYSHTLLTNTLGQSAIRDLRINVFNHITRLRLKYFDNTPIGQLITRTVSDLETIAEIFSEGLIVIIGDVLMVIVIIGVMVYKDWTLTLVVLLPMPLLIMATSVFQKAIKSAFQEIRTEVSNLNTYLQEHITGISIIQYFAREEQEYKKFLKINGRYRDANIRSNWYYSIFFPVVEIISAMSLGLLVWYGAKTILNDPDVKPGIITEFIMYISMLFRPIRELADKFNTLQMGMVGAERVFKVLDTDEVTVNKGTFVPQKMEGSISFDKVWFAYNEENYVLKAISFQVPAGKTIALVGATGAGKSSTINILNRFYEIQKGEIRVDGVKIEDYELSFLRSNIATVLQDVFLFSDTIFNNITLNNPDISMEQVIDAAKKVGAHDFIERLPGGYQYNVMERGATLSAGQAQLISFIRALVYNPSILVLDEATSSVDTETEMLIQRAIENLMKGRTSIVIAHRLSTIQKADKILVLDKGEIKEMGTHQELLKLNGYYKKLYDLQFNSTGISAD, encoded by the coding sequence ATGTCAAAAATAACCGGTGATGCGTTTAACTTCAGCTTATTGAAAAGGGTTTTTCAATATGTAAAACCTTACCGCAGTATTTTTATCTGGTCTGTAGTACTCACCATACTCCTGGCGGCCATTGCGCCGCTCCGGCCTATCCTTATCGGTTATACGCTCGACCATCATATTCTTACCGGAGATTATGGAGGTTTATTGAACATGACCATCCTGATGTTCATACTCCTGATCCTCCAAACGGTCTTCCAATATAGCCATACCCTGCTTACCAATACCCTGGGGCAGTCGGCCATCCGCGACCTGCGCATCAATGTGTTTAATCACATTACCAGGCTGCGGTTAAAATATTTCGACAATACACCGATCGGCCAGCTCATCACCCGTACGGTTTCTGATCTGGAGACCATTGCCGAAATTTTCTCCGAAGGCCTTATCGTGATTATCGGAGACGTTTTAATGGTCATTGTGATCATTGGTGTAATGGTATATAAGGACTGGACACTTACCCTGGTGGTGCTGTTGCCTATGCCACTGCTGATTATGGCCACATCGGTTTTTCAAAAGGCCATTAAATCGGCCTTTCAGGAAATCCGTACAGAAGTTTCCAATTTAAATACCTACCTGCAGGAACACATCACAGGTATTTCCATCATTCAGTATTTTGCAAGGGAGGAGCAGGAATACAAAAAGTTTTTAAAGATCAACGGCCGCTACCGCGACGCCAATATTCGTTCCAACTGGTACTACTCCATATTTTTTCCTGTGGTTGAGATCATCTCGGCCATGTCGCTGGGCCTGCTGGTTTGGTACGGTGCAAAGACCATTCTGAACGATCCTGATGTTAAGCCGGGTATCATCACAGAATTCATCATGTACATCAGTATGCTCTTCAGGCCAATCCGCGAGCTCGCCGATAAGTTCAATACCCTGCAAATGGGAATGGTGGGTGCAGAGCGGGTATTCAAGGTGCTGGATACCGATGAAGTAACGGTGAACAAGGGCACTTTTGTTCCTCAAAAAATGGAAGGTTCAATTTCATTTGATAAAGTTTGGTTTGCATATAATGAGGAAAATTACGTACTGAAAGCTATTTCTTTCCAGGTACCGGCAGGTAAGACCATTGCACTGGTAGGCGCTACCGGCGCAGGTAAATCATCGACCATCAATATATTGAACCGGTTTTATGAAATCCAGAAAGGAGAGATCAGGGTAGATGGGGTTAAAATAGAGGATTACGAACTCAGTTTTCTGCGTAGCAATATTGCTACTGTACTACAGGATGTGTTCCTGTTTTCGGATACGATTTTTAACAACATCACACTAAACAATCCGGATATTTCCATGGAACAGGTTATTGATGCTGCTAAAAAAGTAGGGGCGCACGATTTTATTGAACGCTTGCCTGGCGGTTACCAGTACAACGTAATGGAGCGTGGGGCGACACTGTCGGCTGGTCAGGCCCAGCTCATTTCCTTTATCAGGGCCCTGGTGTATAATCCATCCATACTGGTGCTCGATGAAGCTACCTCTTCCGTAGATACAGAAACCGAGATGCTGATCCAGCGTGCCATAGAAAACCTGATGAAGGGCCGTACCTCCATCGTAATTGCGCATCGTCTTTCTACCATACAAAAGGCCGATAAAATACTGGTGCTGGATAAAGGAGAGATCAAGGAAATGGGAACGCATCAGGAGTTACTGAAACTGAACGGATATTACAAAAAACTGTACGACCTGCAGTTCAATTCAACCGGAATTTCTGCAGATTAA
- a CDS encoding TlpA disulfide reductase family protein, with product MFRILFILFMAMPFAGFSQKNNFVIKGTIGRLQPPAKVYLKYYTGTETKIDSALLRNGKFELRGYLSAINRGIFYLNTKGTGPSREDYRYLYIDKGTTTLSSTGSAKAATASGTQIVAEDASYQAALTQGTVAQFIQAHPSSIICLRALFAMLSSTDPQELETLFLGLSPEIRNSGDGKGLFSKIQSLKNVAIGKIGPDFSQPDTSGKPIQLSAFRGKYVLLDFWASWCGPCRKENPTLIRMYQLYKDLNFTIIGVSLDELSGKEEWIEAIHKDRLTWPQVSDLKAENHAAKLYGITGIPQNFLIDPDGRIIAKDLKGAALEKKLSEILAKPN from the coding sequence ATGTTTAGAATTCTTTTCATACTGTTTATGGCGATGCCATTTGCAGGCTTTTCACAAAAAAACAACTTTGTTATAAAAGGGACCATTGGCAGGCTGCAGCCCCCTGCCAAAGTTTACCTGAAATACTATACCGGTACCGAAACAAAAATTGATTCCGCTCTGCTCCGTAATGGCAAATTTGAGCTCAGGGGCTATTTAAGCGCAATTAACCGTGGAATATTTTATTTGAATACCAAAGGTACAGGGCCATCGCGCGAGGATTACCGCTATTTATACATCGATAAGGGCACCACTACATTGAGCAGTACCGGATCTGCCAAAGCGGCAACCGCCTCTGGTACACAGATTGTGGCCGAAGATGCCAGCTATCAGGCGGCATTGACCCAGGGAACAGTAGCGCAATTCATTCAGGCACATCCATCATCCATTATCTGCTTGAGGGCCTTATTCGCAATGCTTTCTTCTACCGATCCACAAGAACTGGAAACTTTATTCCTGGGTTTATCACCAGAAATCCGTAACAGCGGGGATGGCAAAGGGCTTTTCTCCAAAATCCAGTCACTCAAAAATGTAGCCATCGGTAAGATTGGCCCCGACTTTTCCCAGCCAGACACCAGCGGAAAACCAATACAGCTTTCTGCTTTTCGTGGAAAATATGTATTGCTGGATTTCTGGGCATCCTGGTGTGGCCCCTGCAGGAAAGAAAACCCAACGCTGATCAGGATGTACCAATTGTACAAGGACTTAAACTTTACCATCATTGGTGTATCCCTGGATGAACTTTCAGGAAAAGAAGAATGGATCGAGGCGATCCACAAAGACAGGTTAACCTGGCCGCAGGTTTCAGATTTAAAAGCTGAAAATCATGCGGCAAAGCTATACGGGATCACCGGTATACCTCAAAACTTTTTAATTGATCCGGACGGGCGGATCATAGCAAAAGACCTGAAAGGGGCTGCACTGGAAAAAAAGCTTTCCGAAATATTAGCGAAGCCAAATTGA
- a CDS encoding L,D-transpeptidase scaffold domain-containing protein, producing MKRLVTILLFFGVLLCFSCKVKRIAGPAGVTTPVIQAAIAKQGAEDFQDVFKRVLENKQAQLSYPNAIRSFYQSKTFQPVLISHFMLQDQLQTLLSYFEAVSRHGLDPKLFAVTNIRKMRERLYVKKGLTLNVYQDVVELELQVASSLLKYSNALQFGLLNPAQIDSNYFTPTAQPDSILMLRVLEVKDLRGYLDSIQPKGKKYLALQAALRDEIQAPKKTLEETQQTLKVNLERLRWRNKPTEQKFVRINIPEFNLQVIEKGISVLQMKVCVGEKGKETPQLGSKIYSVQVNPVWNIPESIAKNEISKYAGRDKYYLANNNIHVFKQGKLIDDPESIDWARENVSSYSFKQQPGYRNSLGKIKFLFKNESSVYLHDTPVKAAFNQPMRAISHGCVRVEKPLLLALALFEKGKKYEQIKSAMQSGYPRAKYIGLPVSVPVFITYYTTDIDEKGRLLFYDDIYGLDKALYAKLQDN from the coding sequence ATGAAAAGGCTGGTCACTATTCTCTTGTTTTTCGGTGTCTTGCTGTGTTTTTCCTGCAAGGTTAAACGAATAGCTGGTCCCGCTGGTGTAACCACACCTGTTATTCAGGCTGCAATAGCCAAACAGGGAGCTGAGGATTTTCAGGATGTATTTAAGCGTGTACTGGAAAATAAGCAGGCTCAGCTAAGCTATCCCAATGCCATCCGCTCATTTTATCAAAGTAAAACATTTCAGCCGGTACTGATATCCCATTTTATGCTACAAGATCAGCTGCAAACTTTGTTGTCCTATTTTGAAGCGGTTTCTCGACATGGTCTTGATCCTAAGCTATTTGCTGTTACTAACATAAGAAAAATGAGGGAACGTCTGTATGTCAAAAAAGGGCTTACCCTTAATGTGTACCAGGATGTGGTAGAGCTGGAACTGCAGGTGGCCAGCTCATTGCTGAAATACAGCAATGCCCTGCAGTTTGGTCTGTTGAATCCGGCGCAGATAGACAGCAATTATTTTACACCTACAGCGCAGCCAGATAGTATTTTAATGTTGCGTGTTTTGGAGGTCAAAGATCTTAGGGGCTATCTGGACAGTATACAACCAAAGGGTAAAAAGTACCTGGCCTTGCAGGCAGCATTAAGAGATGAAATACAGGCCCCCAAAAAAACGCTCGAAGAAACACAGCAGACTTTAAAAGTGAACCTGGAGCGCCTACGCTGGAGAAACAAGCCAACTGAACAGAAATTTGTACGGATAAATATCCCTGAATTTAATTTACAGGTAATAGAAAAGGGTATATCTGTACTGCAGATGAAAGTTTGTGTAGGAGAAAAAGGCAAAGAGACCCCACAGCTGGGCAGTAAAATTTATAGTGTACAGGTAAATCCGGTCTGGAACATTCCTGAAAGCATCGCAAAAAATGAGATCTCAAAGTATGCTGGCCGCGACAAGTATTACCTGGCCAATAACAACATCCATGTCTTCAAGCAGGGTAAACTCATAGATGATCCCGAATCTATAGACTGGGCCAGGGAAAACGTAAGTAGTTATTCTTTCAAACAGCAGCCCGGCTACCGGAATTCATTGGGCAAAATCAAATTTCTGTTTAAAAATGAAAGCAGTGTTTACCTTCATGATACCCCCGTAAAAGCTGCTTTTAACCAGCCTATGCGTGCCATCAGTCATGGCTGCGTTCGGGTAGAAAAACCCTTGCTGCTTGCTCTTGCCCTGTTCGAAAAGGGGAAAAAGTACGAGCAGATCAAAAGTGCAATGCAAAGTGGTTACCCAAGGGCCAAATATATAGGGTTGCCGGTTTCTGTGCCCGTTTTTATTACTTACTATACAACAGATATCGATGAAAAAGGAAGACTGCTGTTTTACGACGATATTTATGGGCTCGATAAAGCGCTATATGCCAAACTGCAGGACAATTAG
- a CDS encoding RagB/SusD family nutrient uptake outer membrane protein: MKNLNNILLIGGFITLLSIVSCTKSFLDQKPYTSISKEDALKTAADVKTALNGAYANLRNGELRGAAVPILGDLLADNIYLSTVNIGLFNGENAYSITTDGAYSNRVWFFAYANALQVNNIIDAPLNQGSEVMQYKGEAYAIRALLYFDLVRFFGKPYTLAPNTLGVPIVLHYDPAALPKRNTVTEVYTQILSDLDQAISLMSQYNGSARFSKYAAIALRAKVNLYKGDYQKAYDDAKNVLANSGFTPVNRADLAAYWAAAIPHDQSNKVETLFELASDAFNNASDELATHFVQADNSEGEMLTTKSLFDAYTTADVRKSLIIKGVRNRVGGEDPAYIVNKYPVVVGDFNEKKVIRLAEVQLIAAEAAYRLNKESEALTWLNTLMAQRDPSLIYASAGVSLLADIVNERRKELAFEGDRFFDLNRLNQNINRTEEYPSGIIEAGDYRRVMPMPLGEINVNPNIVQNPNYQ; the protein is encoded by the coding sequence ATGAAGAATTTAAATAATATACTATTGATTGGAGGTTTTATAACCTTGCTTTCCATTGTTTCCTGTACAAAAAGCTTCCTGGATCAAAAGCCCTACACCAGTATTTCTAAAGAAGATGCGCTTAAAACAGCTGCTGATGTTAAAACAGCACTAAACGGTGCCTACGCAAACTTACGCAATGGCGAGCTTCGTGGGGCTGCTGTTCCAATACTTGGTGATCTGCTTGCCGATAACATCTACCTCTCGACAGTCAATATTGGTCTTTTTAACGGGGAGAATGCCTATTCCATCACCACAGATGGCGCTTACAGCAACCGGGTATGGTTTTTTGCCTACGCCAACGCTTTACAGGTAAATAACATTATAGATGCCCCATTGAACCAGGGCAGCGAGGTGATGCAATATAAAGGTGAAGCCTATGCCATTCGCGCTTTGCTTTATTTCGACCTGGTGCGTTTCTTCGGAAAACCTTATACCCTGGCACCCAATACACTTGGTGTGCCCATTGTATTGCATTACGACCCTGCAGCCTTACCTAAGCGAAATACGGTTACCGAAGTTTATACCCAAATCCTCTCAGATCTGGACCAGGCTATCAGTCTGATGTCGCAATACAATGGCTCAGCAAGATTTTCCAAATATGCTGCAATAGCATTAAGGGCCAAAGTAAATTTATATAAAGGAGACTATCAGAAAGCCTATGACGATGCCAAAAATGTATTGGCCAACAGCGGTTTTACTCCGGTTAACAGGGCCGATCTGGCAGCCTACTGGGCCGCAGCAATACCTCACGACCAAAGCAATAAAGTTGAAACACTTTTTGAACTTGCATCAGATGCTTTTAACAATGCCTCAGATGAACTTGCAACGCATTTTGTGCAGGCCGATAACAGCGAAGGCGAAATGTTAACGACCAAATCATTATTTGATGCCTATACCACAGCGGATGTCAGGAAGAGCCTCATCATTAAAGGTGTGCGGAACAGGGTTGGTGGCGAAGACCCTGCTTACATCGTGAATAAATATCCTGTTGTAGTTGGGGACTTCAATGAAAAAAAGGTGATCCGTTTAGCGGAAGTTCAGCTAATTGCTGCTGAGGCCGCCTACCGTCTGAACAAGGAAAGCGAAGCCCTGACATGGCTAAACACTTTGATGGCACAGAGAGATCCTTCCTTAATTTATGCTTCTGCTGGTGTATCCCTGCTGGCCGACATTGTAAACGAGAGACGCAAAGAACTTGCCTTTGAGGGCGACCGTTTCTTTGACCTCAACAGGTTGAACCAGAATATCAACCGGACAGAGGAATATCCCAGCGGCATTATTGAAGCGGGAGATTACCGGAGGGTAATGCCAATGCCGCTGGGAGAAATCAATGTAAACCCCAATATTGTTCAGAACCCAAATTATCAGTAA
- a CDS encoding FecR family protein yields the protein MAEDIFFKLLSRQLAGEATEKELQQLKKMIDADPELKKVYLSFHATESEISEEELSKAEQAFALHSLKMHLHVPAAPARHLGKGKNRQRILLASAALLLIFTIFMLLFSPFGSNTALKSQVVTKKGSKTMVKLPDGSSVWVNADSRLQYADNFKGKLREVWLDGEAFFDVKKDPAHPFIIHTDKINIKVLGTAFNVKSYPKDQVIETSLIRGRIEVSFNDRPSENIILRPNEKLTVRKDQSEPDNAEAENTPKIKLDNLLRLNAQNQVVETAWMDNKIAFSNCPMSDIAVMLERRFDINVEFKDQEVMKYRYTGIFNDESINDILKIMKITKPFNYKLNGKKLTITN from the coding sequence ATGGCCGAAGATATTTTTTTTAAACTTTTAAGCAGGCAGCTGGCCGGTGAAGCCACTGAAAAAGAATTGCAGCAATTGAAAAAAATGATTGATGCAGACCCTGAACTGAAAAAAGTATACCTGTCATTTCATGCTACCGAAAGCGAGATTTCTGAAGAAGAGCTGAGCAAAGCCGAACAGGCTTTTGCCTTACATTCTTTAAAAATGCACCTCCATGTTCCGGCGGCTCCAGCCCGCCATTTGGGCAAGGGTAAAAATCGGCAGCGCATTTTGCTTGCCAGTGCAGCGCTTTTATTGATCTTCACGATTTTTATGTTACTATTTTCTCCTTTTGGCAGCAACACGGCATTAAAAAGCCAGGTGGTAACAAAAAAGGGTTCCAAAACTATGGTTAAACTGCCAGATGGCAGTTCGGTATGGGTAAATGCGGACAGCCGGCTGCAATATGCCGACAACTTTAAAGGCAAACTACGCGAAGTATGGCTGGATGGAGAAGCATTTTTTGATGTAAAAAAAGATCCGGCACATCCTTTTATAATCCATACCGATAAAATCAACATTAAAGTACTGGGTACAGCTTTCAACGTAAAAAGTTACCCGAAAGATCAGGTTATCGAAACCTCCCTGATCAGGGGACGGATTGAAGTAAGTTTTAATGACAGGCCCTCTGAAAATATCATCCTGCGCCCTAATGAGAAACTCACGGTACGCAAAGATCAGTCAGAGCCAGACAATGCCGAAGCAGAAAATACACCTAAAATTAAGTTAGACAATCTACTGCGCCTGAATGCACAAAACCAGGTAGTGGAAACCGCCTGGATGGATAATAAAATAGCTTTCTCCAACTGTCCCATGTCCGACATCGCTGTCATGCTGGAAAGACGGTTTGACATCAATGTCGAATTTAAAGACCAGGAGGTCATGAAATACCGCTATACAGGAATATTTAATGACGAAAGTATAAACGACATACTTAAAATAATGAAAATTACTAAACCCTTTAACTACAAACTGAATGGAAAAAAACTGACGATTACAAACTGA
- the truA gene encoding tRNA pseudouridine(38-40) synthase TruA: protein MNTQRYFIELSYDGTPYHGWQIQPNATTVQECLDKALSTYFRQPVSTLGCGRTDTGVHATQFYAHFDLSVPPDGESIEAKAKLPDPLCSVTGINALLPYQIAVKRVFKVDADAHARFDATERAYHYYLHFHKDPFKLNRSWLYKGELDIEAMNAAAELLLNYTDFSCFSKSNTQTFTNNCKITAAFFEEQESGLRFTVRADRFLRNMVRAIVGTLIQVGKNELNLAQFKQIIESKNRSNAGQSVPACGLYLVNVIYPFVK, encoded by the coding sequence TTGAACACGCAACGGTATTTTATTGAATTGTCGTACGACGGCACCCCTTATCATGGCTGGCAGATACAGCCCAATGCTACTACGGTACAGGAATGCCTGGATAAAGCTTTATCCACTTATTTCCGGCAGCCGGTAAGTACGCTGGGCTGCGGGCGTACAGATACAGGTGTACATGCTACGCAGTTTTACGCACATTTCGATCTGTCGGTTCCGCCTGATGGGGAAAGTATTGAGGCAAAGGCGAAGTTGCCGGATCCCTTATGTTCGGTGACGGGCATTAACGCGCTTCTGCCTTATCAGATTGCGGTAAAAAGGGTATTTAAAGTTGATGCAGATGCCCATGCACGCTTTGATGCAACCGAACGTGCCTACCATTACTACCTTCATTTTCATAAAGACCCTTTTAAACTGAACCGTTCCTGGCTGTATAAAGGCGAGCTTGACATTGAAGCCATGAATGCAGCAGCAGAGCTCCTGCTCAACTATACCGATTTTTCCTGTTTCAGTAAATCCAATACCCAGACCTTCACCAATAACTGTAAAATTACAGCCGCTTTTTTTGAGGAGCAGGAGAGCGGTTTGCGGTTTACCGTTAGGGCCGACAGGTTTTTGAGGAACATGGTGCGTGCTATTGTGGGCACACTGATACAGGTAGGTAAAAATGAACTTAACTTAGCTCAGTTTAAACAAATTATAGAAAGTAAGAACCGCAGTAATGCAGGACAATCTGTTCCGGCCTGTGGTTTGTATTTAGTAAATGTAATTTATCCCTTTGTAAAGTAA
- a CDS encoding SusC/RagA family TonB-linked outer membrane protein: MKLLLILALLTIHTRASLYSQTRITMELKNTPLSSVLRKIEQKTTYRFAYNNEVVPFKKLVNIDVKDAGISEIMTKLLDKLPLTYNVVNNVVVISAIDRPAATTNPAEAVLVQGTVSDEQNLPFPGVNIRSQKHPSITSVTDPKGQFRITLPDAADVLIFSFVGYQIAEQPLPVSGALNISLKPLGGLLNEVVINGYGKQARAITTGAVGLVKSQELENRAYTSIDQSLQGRVAGLQSVGSSGQPGALQQIRIRGIGSISAGSDPLFVIDGVIVSAGQLSRATTTSNALSAINPNDIESINVLKDASASAIYGSRAANGVIIITTKQGAQGKTKVNFDAEYGITKLGKIPEAGKLLTTGQWRTLTAQGVLNNPSYAKLNGVTADNVFTFLDNKFGSGNGLNTNWLDLVQRDGRQQQYNLGISGGTGNTQYHVSGGYFKQQGTVIASDFNRYSFKVNLKTKVTDRLSLSTTLILGANGQNSPANGSSSDNPITAAVHLFPFISPYNADGTYNTDAAVFGSKSNPLYTAKYNKNKLSQLKGLGTLSAAYKITDNLSFTSRIGTDYNNLEEDTYYNPTHGAGAFYDNGYSSRAYTRYFNWTWTNMIDYHLDLKRDQTWVTNIKLGYEAQKSQNYTATASTTGLPGNPAATVPSNGTNPFEASGANSDYTIASLLSLADFSYKGKYVISGSYRRDGSSRFSEKNRYGNFWSAGASWNIQEEAFLKPLKFINILKLRTSYGLTGNANIDDYGWRQLYSYGVSSDYSVSYYNFNYDGEVGSGPTSVGNPYLTWETNKQLNLGIDAGLFNNRLSFTFDYYNRKATDLLLSQPTSGTTGAGAFLNNIGSMRNRGVEFSINGTPVQTADFKWSAGFNISRNINKITSLVDGKDMKGSSVIRRVGLDFQTYYLRQWAGVDPANGKPLWYTDETRTATTSNYNLAKLVPNHSATPKVFGSFTSAFAYKGFSLDGLFYYNFGNHVMDLWSRYTQSDGDNSSFNHFASQLGAWQKPGDITDVPIYIFNNTNNSSRASSRFLYKGDYIRLRELTLAYAFQKAVLSKAKIEGLSIYVRGTNLATWVRDKKLPYDPEAGLTGQSNYNIPMPKVFTLGLNLKF, from the coding sequence ATGAAGTTACTTTTAATACTTGCGCTGCTCACCATACACACCAGGGCCTCGCTATATTCTCAAACCCGTATAACCATGGAGTTGAAGAATACCCCATTGAGCAGTGTGCTTAGAAAAATTGAGCAGAAAACCACTTACCGCTTTGCGTACAACAATGAGGTAGTTCCCTTTAAAAAACTGGTGAACATCGACGTTAAAGATGCCGGGATTTCAGAAATCATGACCAAATTACTGGATAAACTGCCTTTGACCTACAATGTGGTTAACAATGTAGTGGTCATAAGTGCCATTGACAGACCTGCGGCAACAACCAATCCGGCTGAAGCTGTACTGGTGCAGGGAACAGTAAGCGATGAGCAAAACCTGCCCTTTCCCGGTGTAAACATCAGATCACAGAAACATCCCTCCATCACCAGCGTTACCGATCCAAAGGGCCAGTTTCGAATTACCCTGCCCGATGCTGCCGATGTACTGATCTTTAGCTTTGTGGGCTACCAGATTGCAGAACAGCCTTTGCCGGTAAGCGGGGCACTGAATATTAGCCTTAAGCCCCTGGGCGGTTTACTGAACGAAGTAGTAATTAATGGTTACGGGAAACAGGCCAGAGCCATTACTACGGGAGCTGTAGGCCTGGTTAAATCTCAGGAGCTGGAAAACCGTGCATATACTTCTATAGACCAATCGCTGCAGGGAAGGGTTGCCGGGTTACAGTCCGTTGGTTCATCAGGGCAGCCGGGTGCACTGCAGCAAATCCGCATCCGCGGAATAGGCTCCATCTCTGCAGGGTCCGATCCCCTCTTTGTTATTGATGGTGTAATCGTAAGTGCCGGCCAATTGTCCAGAGCTACCACTACCTCCAACGCGCTATCAGCCATAAACCCTAATGACATCGAAAGCATCAACGTTTTAAAGGATGCCTCGGCCTCGGCCATTTATGGCTCAAGGGCAGCAAATGGGGTCATCATCATTACCACAAAACAAGGCGCCCAAGGCAAAACAAAAGTTAATTTTGATGCCGAGTATGGCATCACAAAGCTGGGAAAAATCCCCGAAGCTGGTAAGTTGCTCACAACCGGGCAATGGCGAACGTTAACCGCACAAGGAGTATTAAACAATCCATCCTATGCCAAACTCAATGGGGTAACGGCCGACAATGTATTTACTTTCCTGGATAACAAATTTGGTTCTGGAAACGGACTGAATACCAACTGGCTTGACCTGGTACAAAGGGACGGCCGGCAGCAGCAGTATAACCTGGGCATCAGCGGGGGCACGGGCAACACACAATACCATGTTTCGGGTGGGTATTTTAAACAGCAGGGAACCGTGATTGCCTCAGATTTTAACCGCTATTCCTTTAAGGTGAATTTAAAAACCAAAGTTACGGATCGTCTTTCCCTATCAACCACCCTAATTCTGGGGGCCAATGGCCAGAATTCTCCCGCAAATGGCAGCTCTTCCGACAATCCTATTACCGCCGCGGTACACTTGTTCCCTTTTATTTCACCCTACAATGCAGATGGCACCTACAACACAGACGCGGCAGTATTTGGTTCAAAATCAAACCCACTCTACACTGCCAAATACAACAAAAACAAACTCAGCCAGCTTAAAGGCCTCGGAACCTTATCGGCAGCATACAAAATTACCGATAACCTGAGTTTTACCTCAAGGATTGGTACGGATTACAACAACCTGGAAGAAGACACCTACTATAACCCAACGCATGGGGCCGGCGCATTTTACGACAATGGTTACTCCTCGCGCGCCTATACACGTTACTTTAATTGGACCTGGACCAATATGATCGATTACCATTTAGACCTTAAACGCGATCAGACCTGGGTAACCAACATTAAATTGGGTTATGAAGCCCAAAAATCGCAGAATTATACCGCTACAGCCAGCACTACGGGGCTACCAGGAAACCCGGCAGCAACGGTTCCTTCAAATGGGACCAATCCTTTCGAAGCTTCAGGAGCCAATTCTGATTATACCATTGCTTCACTACTCAGTCTGGCCGACTTCTCCTATAAGGGAAAATACGTCATTTCCGGAAGTTACCGTCGCGATGGCTCTTCCCGCTTCAGCGAAAAAAACCGTTACGGAAATTTCTGGTCTGCCGGTGCCTCCTGGAACATACAGGAAGAAGCTTTCCTAAAGCCGCTTAAGTTTATTAACATCTTAAAGCTAAGAACAAGCTATGGCCTTACAGGTAATGCAAATATTGATGACTATGGCTGGAGACAATTATACAGCTATGGGGTTTCGAGCGATTACTCGGTCTCTTACTATAATTTTAACTACGATGGCGAGGTGGGCAGCGGCCCTACTTCTGTTGGAAACCCGTACCTGACCTGGGAAACCAACAAACAATTGAACCTGGGCATTGATGCCGGTTTATTTAACAACAGGCTATCTTTTACCTTCGATTATTACAACAGGAAGGCAACTGATTTATTGCTCAGCCAGCCTACCTCCGGTACCACAGGTGCAGGTGCTTTTTTAAACAACATCGGTTCGATGAGAAACAGGGGTGTTGAATTTTCCATCAACGGAACACCTGTACAAACTGCTGACTTTAAGTGGAGCGCAGGCTTTAACATTTCCCGGAACATCAACAAAATTACTTCCCTGGTAGATGGAAAAGACATGAAAGGTTCTTCTGTGATCAGAAGGGTTGGGCTCGACTTTCAAACTTATTACCTGCGCCAATGGGCTGGTGTTGATCCGGCCAACGGAAAGCCGCTTTGGTATACCGACGAGACCAGGACAGCAACCACAAGCAATTACAACCTGGCCAAGCTTGTTCCCAATCATTCTGCCACGCCTAAAGTATTTGGCAGTTTTACCTCTGCTTTTGCCTACAAAGGCTTTAGCCTGGATGGGTTATTCTATTACAACTTTGGCAATCATGTGATGGACCTTTGGTCGAGATATACGCAATCTGATGGGGACAACAGCTCTTTTAACCATTTTGCCTCGCAGCTGGGCGCGTGGCAGAAACCAGGCGATATAACTGATGTTCCAATCTATATTTTCAACAATACCAACAACTCCAGCCGTGCTTCCAGTCGTTTTCTCTATAAGGGAGACTACATCCGCCTAAGAGAATTAACACTGGCCTATGCTTTTCAGAAGGCAGTGCTATCGAAAGCAAAGATTGAAGGCTTGAGCATATATGTGCGCGGAACAAATCTGGCCACCTGGGTTAGGGACAAGAAATTGCCCTACGATCCGGAAGCTGGCTTAACCGGACAATCCAACTATAACATCCCAATGCCAAAAGTATTTACCCTGGGTCTTAACCTAAAGTTTTAA